From Thermoflavifilum aggregans, a single genomic window includes:
- a CDS encoding sigma-54 interaction domain-containing protein — protein MELQSIKNRFGIIGNSPALNYALRVAMQVAPTDLTVLIMGESGVGKEVFSQIIHSLSARKHNPFIAVNCGAIPEGTIDSELFGHEKGSFTGAVDSRKGYFETVNGGTIFLDEIGEMPLGTQARLLRVLETGEFIRVGSSRVQKTDVRVIAATNKDLLELTQLHKFREDLYYRLNTVPIRVPPLRERKEDIPLLFRKFAVDFAERYRTTPVQLTDDAIELLINYPWRGNVRELKNVAEQISVLSQERVVNADELRKYLSDQQIMNLPVLAHTHEKTEDFSTERDILYKLFFDLKKDVNDLKKMFFDLLQHPETLFQRAGYAMTAAPVSPDHHAQPSMIPTNTQPVNTSSIIIRHAEQTHLPTGQGGFHEHEEVEESLSITEKEKELIIKALRKHRGKRKDAAMDLGISERTLYRKLKEYHINE, from the coding sequence GTGGAATTGCAAAGCATTAAAAACCGGTTTGGTATTATCGGTAATTCGCCTGCGCTGAACTATGCCCTGCGGGTAGCCATGCAGGTGGCACCCACAGATCTCACCGTGCTGATCATGGGCGAAAGTGGTGTGGGTAAGGAAGTATTTTCCCAAATCATTCATAGCCTCAGCGCACGCAAGCATAATCCCTTTATTGCCGTTAACTGCGGAGCCATACCCGAAGGCACCATCGATTCCGAATTGTTTGGGCATGAAAAAGGATCCTTCACTGGTGCAGTGGACTCCCGGAAAGGATATTTCGAAACCGTAAACGGCGGTACCATTTTCCTGGATGAAATCGGTGAAATGCCGCTGGGCACACAGGCACGATTGCTACGTGTGCTGGAAACCGGTGAATTTATCCGCGTAGGTTCTTCGCGCGTACAGAAAACGGATGTACGTGTAATAGCCGCTACCAATAAGGATTTGCTGGAACTCACCCAATTGCATAAGTTCCGGGAAGATCTGTACTACCGCCTCAATACCGTGCCCATCCGCGTGCCCCCATTGCGTGAACGCAAGGAAGATATACCCTTGCTGTTCCGAAAGTTTGCAGTTGACTTTGCAGAAAGATATCGGACCACGCCTGTACAACTCACCGACGATGCCATCGAACTGCTCATCAACTATCCCTGGCGAGGTAATGTGCGCGAATTGAAAAATGTAGCCGAACAAATCTCCGTGCTGAGCCAAGAGCGGGTAGTAAACGCTGATGAATTGCGAAAATACCTGTCAGACCAGCAAATCATGAACCTCCCCGTATTGGCACACACCCATGAAAAAACAGAAGATTTTTCCACAGAGCGGGATATTCTTTACAAATTGTTTTTTGACCTGAAAAAAGATGTCAACGATCTCAAGAAAATGTTCTTTGATTTGCTCCAGCATCCGGAAACCCTATTTCAACGAGCCGGCTATGCAATGACAGCCGCTCCGGTAAGCCCTGATCATCATGCTCAGCCCAGCATGATTCCCACTAATACTCAGCCTGTGAATACTTCGTCCATCATCATCCGGCATGCAGAACAAACACACCTGCCCACCGGCCAGGGTGGCTTCCATGAACATGAAGAGGTAGAAGAATCCCTTTCCATCACAGAAAAGGAAAAAGAGCTGATCATCAAGGCACTGCGGAAACATCGGGGCAAGCGCAAAGATGCTGCAATGGACCTGGGTATATCGGAACGCACATTATACCGTAAACTGAAAGAATATCACATCAATGAATAA
- the miaB gene encoding tRNA (N6-isopentenyl adenosine(37)-C2)-methylthiotransferase MiaB, which produces MNQFGATKWIDESRQGTALQPEEEASATSSRKCYIESYGCQMNFNDSEIVAAILKEQGYGLTTDAAQADLVLINTCAIREKAEQTVRKRLQEFKSLKKNKADMLVGVLGCMAERLRHRLLEEEKLVDLVVGPDAYRSLPALIAEAESGQKAVNVLLSREETYADISPVRLNSNGVTAFVSIMRGCNNMCTFCVVPFTRGRERSRSPQSILRECEELFEQGYREVTLLGQNVDSYYWIDPQTQQATTFAQLLEMVAQINPWLRVRFSTSHPKDITDEVLYTMARYPNICKYIHLPVQSGSTRILQLMNRTYTREGYLKKVERIREILPDCGLSTDIIAGFCTETEADHQETLSLMDICEYDMAYMFMYSERPGTLAARRYKDDVPQEVKKRRLQEIVEKERTLALKNMQKEVGKVRTVLIEGPSKRSDQDFCGRTDQNKMVVFPKKHYRKGQYVNVHITGCTAATLLGEVVEETIPEMVT; this is translated from the coding sequence ATGAATCAGTTTGGTGCAACGAAATGGATAGACGAGAGCCGGCAGGGAACAGCTCTGCAACCGGAAGAAGAAGCATCTGCCACATCTTCCCGGAAATGTTATATCGAAAGTTATGGCTGCCAGATGAATTTTAACGACAGTGAAATTGTGGCAGCCATTCTGAAAGAACAGGGATATGGACTGACCACAGATGCGGCACAGGCCGACCTGGTGCTCATCAATACCTGTGCAATCCGTGAAAAAGCTGAACAGACCGTAAGAAAACGGCTTCAGGAATTCAAAAGCCTCAAAAAAAACAAAGCCGACATGCTGGTGGGCGTTTTGGGATGCATGGCCGAACGGCTCAGGCATCGCCTGCTAGAAGAAGAAAAACTCGTGGATCTGGTGGTAGGCCCCGATGCTTACCGCAGCCTGCCGGCGCTCATTGCAGAAGCTGAGAGCGGACAAAAAGCGGTGAATGTATTGCTCAGCCGGGAAGAAACTTATGCCGACATCAGCCCCGTTCGCCTCAACAGCAACGGCGTTACTGCTTTTGTGTCGATCATGCGCGGCTGCAACAATATGTGCACCTTTTGCGTAGTGCCTTTCACGCGGGGACGTGAGCGCAGCCGTTCACCGCAATCCATCCTTCGGGAATGTGAGGAATTATTTGAACAAGGATATCGTGAAGTAACCCTTTTGGGACAAAATGTGGATTCATATTACTGGATTGATCCCCAAACCCAGCAGGCAACAACTTTTGCTCAGTTGCTTGAAATGGTAGCACAAATCAATCCGTGGCTGCGGGTACGCTTCAGCACTTCCCATCCCAAAGATATTACCGATGAAGTGTTGTACACCATGGCGCGTTATCCGAACATCTGCAAGTATATTCATCTACCTGTGCAAAGCGGAAGTACACGCATCCTGCAGCTCATGAACCGTACCTATACCCGTGAAGGTTATCTGAAAAAAGTGGAACGTATCCGCGAAATCCTTCCTGACTGCGGCCTTTCCACCGATATTATTGCCGGCTTCTGTACCGAAACCGAAGCCGATCATCAGGAAACCCTGAGTCTGATGGATATTTGCGAATATGACATGGCTTACATGTTTATGTACTCCGAACGCCCCGGCACCCTTGCTGCCCGCCGCTATAAAGACGATGTACCTCAGGAAGTGAAGAAAAGAAGGCTTCAGGAAATTGTGGAAAAAGAACGTACACTGGCTCTTAAAAATATGCAGAAAGAAGTAGGAAAAGTGCGTACCGTACTTATTGAAGGGCCATCAAAGCGAAGTGATCAGGATTTTTGTGGTCGTACCGATCAGAATAAAATGGTTGTTTTCCCGAAAAAACATTACCGGAAAGGGCAGTATGTAAACGTGCATATTACCGGCTGTACCGCTGCCACCTTGTTGGGCGAAGTAGTGGAAGAAACCATACCCGAAATGGTAACATAA
- a CDS encoding NfeD family protein, with translation MGRIFWGILGMMFFLPGYGQQVLSLTLDGAINPATAQYVHRGIEKAVQMRAEAVLIHLNTPGGLLESTRQIVGDMLDASVPVIVYVAPAGAHAGSAGVFVTMAAHLAAMAPGTNLGAAHPVSMGEQVDSVMNEKITNDAAAFIRTIAEKRHRNFTWAEQAVRNSVSITETEALREHVIDLIADRDADLLQKADGRRVALAAGDTVTLHTAHATLEPLPMTTTEKILALISDPNVAYVLLLLGMFGILFELYNPGGVLPGIIGVICLIVAFYAMNALPVNYAGVGLIIFSVILFLLEIKIASHGALALGGIISLLLGSMMLIKPDSSFDVVRLSGSVILFSVLLTALFFFVVIGIGLKAQQLKPVTGIQGMVGERGVAITSLNPAGAVRVHGERWNAIAEGSPIAEGEIIEVVRVDNLTLYVKSVASSS, from the coding sequence ATGGGTAGGATTTTTTGGGGGATTCTGGGTATGATGTTTTTTCTGCCGGGATATGGTCAGCAGGTGCTTTCGCTTACCCTAGATGGAGCCATCAATCCGGCCACCGCACAGTATGTGCATAGGGGCATTGAAAAGGCAGTGCAGATGCGTGCAGAAGCCGTGTTGATTCACCTTAATACGCCTGGTGGATTGTTGGAGTCAACCCGCCAGATTGTGGGGGATATGCTCGACGCATCTGTACCGGTGATTGTGTATGTAGCTCCGGCCGGTGCACATGCCGGGTCGGCTGGTGTATTTGTAACCATGGCAGCTCATCTTGCTGCCATGGCTCCGGGAACTAATCTGGGGGCAGCCCATCCCGTCAGCATGGGCGAGCAGGTAGACAGTGTGATGAATGAAAAAATTACCAACGACGCAGCTGCCTTTATCCGCACCATTGCTGAAAAGCGCCACCGCAACTTCACCTGGGCTGAACAGGCTGTTCGCAACAGCGTATCCATCACAGAAACAGAAGCTTTGCGGGAGCATGTCATCGATCTGATAGCCGATCGCGATGCAGATTTATTGCAAAAAGCCGATGGCAGGCGAGTGGCTCTTGCTGCCGGTGATACCGTAACCCTGCACACAGCTCATGCTACGCTGGAGCCTTTGCCTATGACCACAACCGAAAAAATCCTGGCCCTGATCAGTGACCCTAATGTAGCTTATGTGCTGCTTTTGCTAGGCATGTTCGGGATTTTGTTTGAACTGTACAATCCTGGAGGTGTGTTGCCGGGCATTATCGGCGTCATCTGCCTTATTGTAGCGTTTTATGCCATGAATGCCTTGCCGGTCAATTATGCAGGTGTGGGCCTCATCATCTTTTCGGTCATCCTTTTTCTGCTGGAAATCAAAATTGCCAGTCACGGAGCTCTGGCACTTGGAGGCATTATCTCCCTGCTCCTGGGTTCCATGATGCTGATTAAGCCCGATTCTTCCTTTGATGTGGTCCGGTTGTCGGGATCGGTGATTTTATTTTCCGTGCTGCTTACTGCATTGTTTTTCTTTGTAGTCATCGGTATTGGCCTGAAGGCGCAGCAACTCAAGCCGGTTACGGGCATTCAGGGTATGGTAGGCGAAAGAGGTGTAGCCATTACTTCGCTGAATCCCGCAGGCGCGGTAAGGGTGCATGGTGAACGATGGAATGCCATTGCAGAAGGTAGTCCCATAGCCGAAGGTGAGATTATTGAGGTAGTGCGCGTGGATAATCTTACCTTGTATGTAAAATCTGTAGCTTCATCATCTTAA
- a CDS encoding slipin family protein, with translation MQSFSVFTFVVILFIILILFNAIKILREYERAVIFRLGRLLPGGAKGPGIIFLIPVIDKMVRVSLRTVVMDVPTQDVITQDNVSIKVNAVVYFRVIEPEKAIVEVENYLFATSQLSQTTLRSVMGQSELDEILSQREKINQKLQQIIDAHTAPWGIKVSNVEVKQIDLPQEMQRAMARQAEAERERRSKVIAAEGEYQASQRLADAAKILNEQPSALTLRYLQTLREIATENNSTTIFPVPIDLLKPFIEKHNEGK, from the coding sequence ATGCAGTCCTTTTCTGTTTTCACTTTCGTTGTCATCCTGTTTATTATCCTGATTTTATTCAATGCCATCAAGATATTGAGAGAGTACGAGCGTGCCGTTATCTTCCGTTTAGGCCGACTGCTTCCCGGCGGAGCCAAAGGACCCGGCATTATTTTTTTGATTCCTGTCATTGATAAAATGGTACGTGTGAGTTTGCGAACCGTGGTAATGGATGTGCCCACTCAGGATGTGATCACACAGGACAATGTGTCAATAAAGGTAAATGCAGTTGTATATTTCCGCGTTATTGAACCTGAAAAAGCTATTGTGGAAGTGGAGAACTATCTATTCGCTACTTCCCAGCTTTCACAAACTACACTTCGCAGTGTGATGGGGCAGTCAGAGTTGGATGAAATTCTTTCCCAGCGGGAAAAAATCAATCAGAAACTCCAACAGATTATTGATGCGCATACGGCACCCTGGGGTATTAAAGTATCGAATGTAGAAGTAAAACAAATTGATCTTCCTCAGGAAATGCAACGCGCCATGGCCCGCCAGGCCGAAGCTGAACGCGAACGCCGTTCAAAGGTTATTGCAGCTGAAGGTGAGTATCAGGCTTCCCAACGACTTGCCGATGCGGCAAAAATTCTCAATGAACAACCCAGCGCACTTACGCTTCGTTATCTGCAAACCCTTCGCGAAATTGCTACAGAAAACAATTCAACCACTATATTTCCCGTACCGATTGATTTGCTGAAACCTTTTATTGAAAAACACAATGAAGGGAAATAA
- a CDS encoding outer membrane protein, with amino-acid sequence MKNIRFIGLISFMAVISISSFAQVFYPPYPPYPPSDYHAYHPYHNNDDQYAYRNASNSHPLLFSLNYNVAGTLGSAHDFVGNVSPRGWYASLLYPINANWAVGLSGGYQDYYQKIPRQVYHQPGSDISAVQTHVIESIPIMATGQYSFSTDHFLHPYVSLGIGVNNIDYQQWWGEYKQSDNRWKFAVSPAVGLEVPFTKSNSVGLNIQAGYAYSPYNQNGINNVSNWFGRIGLFASLR; translated from the coding sequence ATGAAAAACATACGATTCATAGGATTGATATCATTTATGGCGGTCATCAGCATCAGTTCATTTGCACAGGTTTTTTATCCGCCTTATCCACCCTATCCGCCAAGCGATTATCATGCTTATCATCCCTATCATAATAATGATGATCAATATGCCTACCGAAATGCATCAAACAGTCATCCGCTTTTGTTCAGTTTGAATTACAACGTGGCAGGCACACTTGGCAGTGCACATGATTTTGTTGGCAACGTGAGCCCACGGGGTTGGTATGCATCCCTGCTATATCCTATCAATGCCAACTGGGCTGTGGGTTTGAGTGGAGGTTATCAAGATTATTATCAGAAAATTCCAAGACAGGTATATCATCAACCCGGTAGTGATATTTCAGCTGTGCAAACACATGTAATTGAATCCATACCGATCATGGCTACCGGACAATACAGCTTTTCAACGGATCATTTCCTGCATCCATATGTGTCTCTCGGAATAGGTGTGAACAATATTGATTACCAGCAATGGTGGGGAGAATATAAGCAAAGTGATAACCGGTGGAAATTCGCTGTATCGCCTGCTGTCGGTTTGGAGGTACCTTTTACAAAATCAAACTCGGTGGGACTGAATATACAGGCAGGATATGCATATAGTCCCTACAACCAAAATGGAATCAATAACGTAAGCAATTGGTTTGGAAGAATAGGCTTGTTTGCGAGTTTGCGATAA